Proteins from a genomic interval of bacterium:
- a CDS encoding DMT family protein yields MSLHAWLPIVLLVGSNIFMTFAWYGHLRFKSAPLLVAVLASWGIALFEYMLQVPANRMGHGYYTAAQLKTIQEIITLSVFAVFSTLYLHEPMRWNILVGFGFMLLAGFFIFHKW; encoded by the coding sequence ATGAGTTTGCATGCTTGGCTGCCCATCGTGTTGCTGGTCGGTTCGAATATCTTTATGACGTTCGCATGGTACGGTCACCTTCGTTTCAAGTCCGCGCCGTTGCTGGTAGCGGTGTTGGCGAGTTGGGGCATCGCGTTGTTCGAGTATATGCTGCAAGTCCCGGCGAACCGGATGGGACACGGGTACTACACGGCGGCACAACTGAAAACGATACAGGAAATCATTACGTTGTCGGTCTTTGCTGTGTTTTCAACGCTGTATTTACATGAACCGATGCGATGGAATATTTTGGTCGGATTTGGTTTTATGTTGTTGGCAGGGTTCTTTATCTTTCACAAGTGGTAA